The following are encoded in a window of Sinomonas cyclohexanicum genomic DNA:
- the groES gene encoding co-chaperone GroES yields MSVSIKPLEDRIVVKPLEAEQTTASGLVIPDTAKEKPQEGEVVAVGPGRVDDNGNRVPIDVTVGDVVLYSKYGGTEVKTGGAEYLVLSARDVLAIVVK; encoded by the coding sequence GTGTCGGTCTCCATCAAGCCCCTCGAGGATCGCATTGTCGTCAAGCCGCTCGAGGCCGAGCAGACCACCGCGTCCGGCCTCGTGATCCCGGACACCGCGAAGGAGAAGCCGCAGGAGGGCGAGGTCGTGGCCGTGGGCCCCGGCCGCGTCGATGACAACGGCAACCGCGTGCCGATCGACGTCACCGTCGGCGACGTGGTCCTCTACTCCAAGTACGGTGGCACCGAGGTCAAGACCGGCGGCGCCGAGTACCTCGTGCTCTCGGCCCGCGACGTCCTCGCGATCGTCGTCAAGTAA
- a CDS encoding class I SAM-dependent methyltransferase, producing MAHDNHAPEQLAPLLTPEGWALVNSLGPYREEDALALSTRMRKAGHSPELVAAVLSQARLRVRAEAKFGEFASRMLFTRAGLEQATRLSIAARHARRFVDAGVRHVADLGCGLGADAMAMSSLDLEVTAVELDETTAACATMNLMPFPHARVVHADAESVALDGVDGVWLDPARRETSTSGTTRLWDPEEFSPPLSFVEELAARGLPVGVKLGPGMPHASIPAGCEAQWVSVNGDVAEVALYFNALRRPSVRRAALLLGQDGAAELVAETDFGEGAQPQIGPLEGFLYEPDGAVIRAGLVAELADRLGGHLVDPHIAYICSAEPVDTPFAKAYRVLEVRPYNVKALRAWVREEGIGVLDIKKRGAAVTPEELRRLLLSGQRKGATKRATLVLTRIGDDRVAAVVEPL from the coding sequence ATGGCCCATGACAACCACGCCCCTGAGCAGCTGGCGCCGCTGCTGACGCCGGAGGGCTGGGCCCTCGTGAACTCGCTGGGACCGTACCGCGAGGAGGACGCCCTCGCCCTGAGCACGCGGATGCGCAAGGCCGGGCACTCCCCCGAGCTCGTGGCCGCCGTCCTCTCCCAGGCCCGCCTGCGCGTCCGCGCCGAGGCGAAATTCGGCGAGTTCGCCTCGCGCATGCTGTTCACCCGCGCGGGCCTCGAACAGGCCACCCGGCTCTCGATCGCCGCACGCCACGCGCGGCGCTTCGTCGACGCGGGTGTCCGCCACGTGGCGGACCTCGGCTGCGGGCTCGGCGCCGACGCGATGGCCATGTCCTCCCTCGACCTCGAGGTGACCGCCGTGGAGCTCGACGAGACGACGGCTGCCTGCGCGACGATGAACCTCATGCCGTTCCCGCACGCGCGGGTCGTCCACGCGGACGCCGAGTCCGTGGCGCTCGACGGCGTGGACGGCGTCTGGCTCGACCCGGCCCGCCGCGAGACCTCGACCTCGGGCACCACTAGGCTGTGGGACCCCGAAGAATTCTCGCCGCCCCTGAGCTTCGTCGAGGAGCTCGCGGCCCGGGGCCTGCCCGTCGGCGTCAAGCTCGGGCCCGGCATGCCGCACGCCTCCATTCCCGCCGGCTGCGAGGCGCAGTGGGTGTCCGTGAACGGGGACGTCGCCGAGGTCGCCCTGTACTTCAACGCCCTCCGCCGGCCCAGCGTGCGGCGCGCGGCACTCCTCCTCGGGCAGGACGGCGCCGCCGAGCTCGTCGCCGAGACTGACTTCGGCGAGGGCGCGCAGCCCCAGATCGGCCCGCTCGAGGGGTTCCTGTACGAGCCCGACGGCGCCGTGATCCGCGCGGGGCTCGTCGCCGAGCTCGCGGACCGTCTGGGCGGTCACCTCGTGGACCCGCACATCGCGTACATCTGCTCCGCCGAGCCCGTGGACACGCCGTTCGCGAAGGCCTACCGGGTGCTCGAGGTGCGGCCGTACAACGTCAAGGCGCTGCGGGCGTGGGTCCGGGAGGAGGGCATCGGGGTGCTGGACATCAAGAAGCGCGGCGCCGCCGTCACCCCGGAGGAGCTGCGCAGGCTCCTGCTCTCCGGGCAGCGCAAGGGCGCCACCAAGCGCGCCACCCTCGTGCTCACCCGGATCGGCGACGACCGAGTGGCCGCCGTCGTCGAGCCCCTCTGA